Proteins from a genomic interval of Candidatus Liberimonas magnetica:
- a CDS encoding fumarate hydratase — protein sequence MRQIDSNKITQTVESLCKQANYFLGEDVWRALQDSFGKEKNESAKTILGQILENARLAKNRDIALCQDTGIAEIFLKIGQDVEITGEDLSKAVNKGVAIGYKDGYLRKSIVSDPLKRINSNDNTPAVIYTEIVPGNKLEVTLLAKGGGTENASRLVMLPPSSGLEAIKEFVLDTVKTKGINACPPLVVGIGIGGSFSSVALLSKKALLREIGRYSKDAIYAKLEDDLLKEINKTGIGPMGLGGDTTALAVHIETAPCHIASLPVAVSMQCHSLRRITEII from the coding sequence ATGCGTCAGATAGATTCAAATAAAATCACTCAAACAGTTGAAAGTCTTTGCAAACAAGCAAATTATTTTCTTGGGGAAGATGTCTGGAGAGCTTTGCAGGATTCTTTCGGAAAAGAAAAAAACGAGAGCGCAAAAACTATACTCGGGCAGATCCTTGAAAACGCAAGGCTTGCCAAAAACCGGGACATAGCCCTGTGCCAGGATACCGGTATTGCGGAGATATTTTTGAAAATCGGACAGGATGTGGAAATAACCGGAGAGGACCTGTCAAAAGCGGTAAATAAAGGCGTGGCTATCGGGTATAAAGATGGGTATTTGCGCAAATCAATTGTGAGCGATCCTTTAAAAAGAATTAATAGTAATGACAATACGCCGGCTGTAATTTATACTGAGATAGTGCCCGGGAATAAGCTTGAGGTGACGCTTCTGGCCAAGGGCGGCGGGACTGAAAATGCAAGCAGGCTTGTCATGCTTCCGCCGTCAAGCGGTCTTGAAGCTATAAAAGAATTTGTTTTAGACACTGTAAAGACAAAAGGTATCAATGCCTGCCCTCCTTTAGTAGTGGGCATAGGTATCGGAGGAAGCTTCTCAAGTGTTGCCCTCTTATCAAAAAAAGCATTGTTACGGGAAATCGGCCGGTATTCAAAAGACGCTATTTATGCCAAACTTGAAGATGATCTTCTAAAAGAAATAAACAAGACAGGCATCGGACCCATGGGCCTTGGAGGCGACACTACCGCGTTGGCAGTGCACATAGAAACCGCCCCGTGCCATATTGCATCGCTACCCGTTGCCGTCAGCATGCAGTGCCATTCGCTTAGAAGGATAACGGAAATTATTTAG
- a CDS encoding NADP-dependent malic enzyme, with protein MKNSKTLIKNAQRPSQISSRLHSFYKGKMEIVPKCRINDMNDFSVWYTPGVAKVCKEIEANLELAYEYTCKWNTIAVVSDGTRVLGLGDIGPEAGLPVMEGKAILFKYLGGVDAVPLCLDTKDKDTIIATVKLLQPSFGGINLEDIEQPKCFPILNILRKECRIPVWHDDQQGTALVTLAGLINALKIVNKKIADARVALVGAGAANICIARLLMTYGANPGKIIMTDSKGTLHKGRTDLEGKYNEKWEMCSITNSQNVIGQIPEALENSDIVVALSTPGPDVIKKEWIAKMAKNPIVFVCANPVPEIWPWEAKEAGAAIVATGRSDFLNQVNNSLGFPGVFRGTLDVRANTITDEMCIAASNELANCIKANQLSPEKILPTMDDWEIYPRVAASVGIKAIEQKVAQKKLSKGQLYKQAREMIVRSRAITKTMMKTGLIKKSKIHL; from the coding sequence ATGAAAAACTCAAAAACATTGATAAAAAATGCTCAAAGGCCATCCCAGATATCAAGCAGGCTTCATTCTTTTTACAAGGGGAAGATGGAGATAGTCCCGAAATGCCGAATAAATGATATGAACGATTTTTCCGTCTGGTATACCCCGGGAGTAGCAAAGGTTTGTAAGGAAATAGAGGCAAACCTCGAGCTTGCTTATGAATATACATGCAAATGGAACACTATCGCGGTCGTATCTGACGGCACAAGGGTCCTTGGGCTTGGAGATATCGGGCCTGAAGCCGGGCTTCCTGTCATGGAAGGCAAAGCTATCCTGTTTAAATACCTGGGCGGTGTTGACGCTGTCCCTCTATGCCTTGATACAAAAGATAAAGACACTATTATTGCTACGGTCAAGCTTTTGCAGCCGTCTTTTGGCGGGATCAACCTTGAAGACATAGAACAGCCGAAATGTTTCCCCATTTTGAACATATTGAGAAAAGAATGCAGGATACCTGTCTGGCATGATGACCAGCAGGGAACTGCTCTGGTCACTCTTGCAGGCCTTATCAATGCATTAAAGATAGTAAATAAAAAAATAGCCGATGCCAGGGTCGCCCTTGTAGGCGCAGGTGCGGCAAATATCTGTATAGCAAGGCTTCTTATGACGTACGGAGCTAACCCCGGCAAAATAATTATGACAGATTCAAAAGGTACTTTACATAAAGGCCGGACCGATCTTGAAGGTAAATATAATGAAAAGTGGGAGATGTGTTCTATAACGAACAGCCAAAACGTTATAGGCCAGATACCTGAAGCTTTGGAAAATTCAGATATAGTTGTAGCATTATCCACCCCGGGCCCGGATGTGATAAAGAAAGAGTGGATAGCTAAAATGGCAAAAAACCCTATTGTCTTTGTATGCGCTAACCCGGTGCCGGAGATATGGCCCTGGGAAGCTAAAGAAGCAGGAGCCGCCATAGTCGCAACAGGAAGAAGCGATTTTTTAAACCAGGTAAACAATTCGCTGGGATTTCCCGGTGTTTTCCGCGGTACCCTGGATGTACGGGCAAATACTATAACAGATGAAATGTGCATAGCCGCATCCAACGAGCTTGCCAATTGCATAAAGGCAAACCAGCTTTCACCTGAAAAGATACTCCCTACAATGGATGACTGGGAGATTTATCCAAGGGTTGCTGCAAGCGTCGGGATAAAGGCTATAGAACAAAAGGTTGCCCAGAAAAAACTGTCCAAAGGCCAGCTGTATAAACAAGCAAGGGAAATGATAGTAAGAAGCCGTGCCATCACTAAAACCATGATGAAGACAGGGCTGATAAAGAAGTCGAAGATACATTTGTAA
- a CDS encoding type II toxin-antitoxin system RelE/ParE family toxin produces the protein MFSLRHGDYRVIYEVFAFKKTVLIIRIGHRKDIYR, from the coding sequence TTGTTCTCCTTACGCCATGGCGACTACAGGGTTATTTACGAAGTTTTTGCCTTCAAAAAAACCGTTTTAATTATCAGAATAGGCCATAGGAAAGATATTTACAGATAA
- the tadA gene encoding Flp pilus assembly complex ATPase component TadA — translation MATKGSVRRKTVKEIFQDNKILSEEQLNKALEETKKTNEPLQSAVVRLNLMSRVDLLRTLSQEWNVKAVNLDDIEIDPETVKVIPEAAAKRHRAIPFVKEDNVLFVAMADPRDFFVIEDIQLRTNFEVQPYLALPEDISKILEKTYGMATSLPKVDQIISGLKEGEEEISVGKVEEKLDVAEIDASAPEVEKLVNAIIISALQQKASDIHIEPFENKFICRYRIDGNLTESSFQIPYSFRNALIAKIKIMTEQMDITERRRPQDGRIQVVAKGNPVEFRVNILPTVFGESCVMRVLDRASVRVDVEKLGFLKDTQEKLRVCVTKPYGLVLVCGPTGSGKSTTLYAVLNSINTPDSKILTAENPVEYNLPGIVQVNVIQEIGFDFPAALRAFLRQDPDVIMVGEIRDKETAQIAMEAAMTGHLVFSTIHTNDAPSAVARIHEMGVPTFLISSSVECVLAQRLVRRVCGECKQKIQMTEEYLKVFQQYKIDTSNATLYKGRGCDVCRGTGYKGRAGIHELLVMDDEIRRLLLSEIAAGPIRELARKNGMRTLLEDGLVKVTMGVTTMEEVLGSAQ, via the coding sequence ATGGCTACGAAAGGTTCGGTCAGAAGAAAAACCGTAAAAGAGATTTTTCAGGATAATAAGATACTTTCAGAAGAGCAGCTTAATAAAGCTCTTGAAGAGACAAAAAAAACAAATGAACCCCTGCAATCCGCAGTGGTCCGCTTGAACCTGATGAGCAGGGTCGACTTACTCCGGACACTGTCGCAGGAATGGAACGTAAAAGCAGTAAATCTGGATGATATAGAAATTGACCCGGAAACGGTAAAGGTTATTCCCGAAGCTGCAGCCAAGCGCCACAGGGCTATCCCTTTTGTAAAAGAAGATAATGTCCTTTTCGTAGCTATGGCAGACCCGAGGGATTTTTTTGTCATAGAAGACATACAATTAAGGACAAATTTTGAAGTCCAGCCTTATTTAGCCCTGCCTGAAGATATATCTAAAATATTAGAAAAAACCTACGGGATGGCTACGTCCCTTCCAAAAGTTGACCAGATCATAAGCGGTTTAAAAGAAGGGGAAGAAGAAATAAGCGTCGGGAAAGTCGAAGAAAAACTCGACGTGGCAGAGATAGACGCCTCGGCCCCTGAAGTGGAAAAATTAGTCAATGCTATAATTATAAGCGCCCTACAGCAGAAAGCATCAGATATACATATAGAGCCGTTCGAGAACAAGTTTATCTGTCGTTACAGGATAGATGGAAATTTGACGGAGTCCTCTTTTCAGATACCTTACAGTTTCAGGAATGCCCTTATAGCCAAGATCAAAATAATGACCGAGCAAATGGATATAACCGAACGCCGCAGGCCGCAGGACGGACGTATCCAGGTCGTCGCAAAAGGAAATCCGGTTGAGTTTCGCGTTAACATACTCCCTACTGTTTTCGGAGAATCCTGCGTAATGCGTGTGTTAGACCGCGCATCTGTCCGGGTTGATGTTGAAAAACTAGGGTTTCTAAAAGACACACAGGAGAAATTAAGGGTCTGCGTGACAAAACCTTATGGTCTCGTTCTTGTTTGCGGGCCTACCGGTTCAGGAAAATCAACGACTCTGTATGCTGTTTTAAATTCTATAAACACACCGGATTCTAAAATCCTGACAGCTGAAAACCCCGTGGAATATAACCTGCCAGGCATCGTCCAGGTTAACGTTATCCAGGAAATAGGTTTTGATTTTCCGGCTGCCCTGCGCGCATTTTTGCGCCAGGACCCGGATGTTATAATGGTAGGTGAAATAAGAGACAAAGAAACGGCTCAGATAGCCATGGAAGCAGCCATGACAGGACATCTGGTTTTTTCCACAATCCACACGAACGACGCTCCCAGTGCAGTGGCCAGGATCCATGAGATGGGTGTGCCGACATTCTTAATATCGTCTTCTGTAGAATGTGTTCTGGCACAAAGGCTGGTAAGGCGGGTATGCGGAGAATGCAAACAAAAAATACAGATGACTGAAGAATATTTAAAGGTTTTTCAGCAGTATAAGATAGATACTTCAAATGCCACTCTTTATAAAGGCCGCGGCTGCGATGTGTGCAGGGGTACAGGCTACAAAGGAAGGGCAGGTATTCACGAGCTTCTTGTAATGGATGACGAGATAAGAAGGCTTTTGCTCAGCGAAATAGCAGCCGGCCCGATAAGAGAACTTGCCAGGAAAAACGGTATGAGGACGCTTTTAGAAGACGGGCTCGTAAAGGTTACGATGGGGGTTACCACAATGGAAGAAGTATTAGGCTCTGCACAATAA
- a CDS encoding GAF domain-containing protein, with protein sequence MDKNNNSTKDLKEIFDIAKSISSLLDVDTLLKRIGSVGERLLDSEASSIMLLDDDKEFLSFKVASGEKGGVIQKLKVKVGQGIAGLVAQERKPIIVNDAAHDPRFTGKIDHSSGFITRSILCVPMLIDDQLVGVMEVLNKKESAQFDENDLNILESLASLAAVSINNARSSEDQRNFFVNIIEILITAIESRNPKLLGHCWRVAQLATSLGKQLGLEGQEYKNLYYGALLHDIGILNVKLDISIQQGVITVRDMDPETTHPKLGSEMVKNINLLKGAVPIIRHHHENYDGTGFPDGLAADKIPLGARIVAIAEIIDEMHIGGIDPERINQMIKLGKETKFDPQIIDLLIKEFVENKS encoded by the coding sequence ATGGATAAAAACAATAATTCAACCAAAGACCTCAAGGAAATATTTGATATAGCAAAAAGCATATCTTCGCTTCTTGATGTGGATACCCTTCTTAAACGCATAGGTTCGGTCGGCGAAAGGCTGCTTGATTCGGAAGCTTCGTCTATAATGCTTCTTGATGACGACAAGGAATTTCTTTCGTTTAAGGTGGCCAGCGGCGAAAAAGGCGGAGTCATACAGAAGCTGAAAGTTAAGGTCGGCCAGGGCATTGCGGGCCTGGTCGCGCAGGAAAGGAAGCCTATAATCGTAAATGACGCTGCCCACGACCCCCGCTTTACCGGAAAGATAGACCACAGCTCGGGATTTATAACAAGATCTATCCTTTGTGTGCCGATGCTCATTGATGACCAGCTTGTAGGCGTTATGGAAGTTTTAAACAAAAAAGAAAGTGCCCAATTCGATGAAAATGACCTGAATATTTTAGAGAGCCTTGCATCTCTTGCTGCGGTAAGCATAAACAATGCAAGGTCAAGCGAAGACCAGAGGAATTTTTTCGTTAATATAATTGAAATATTGATAACTGCCATAGAGTCGCGCAACCCTAAACTTTTAGGCCATTGCTGGAGGGTTGCACAGCTTGCCACATCGCTCGGAAAACAGCTGGGGCTTGAAGGCCAGGAATATAAAAACCTTTACTACGGTGCTTTGCTTCACGATATCGGAATACTCAATGTCAAGCTTGATATTTCGATCCAGCAGGGCGTTATCACCGTTCGTGACATGGACCCTGAAACAACTCATCCAAAACTGGGTTCTGAGATGGTCAAGAACATAAATCTGCTTAAAGGCGCAGTTCCGATCATCAGGCATCATCATGAAAATTATGACGGCACGGGTTTCCCTGACGGCTTAGCCGCAGATAAAATACCTTTGGGAGCAAGGATCGTGGCGATAGCTGAAATAATAGATGAGATGCATATAGGCGGCATAGACCCTGAGCGTATAAATCAGATGATAAAACTTGGCAAAGAAACCAAGTTTGACCCTCAAATAATTGACCTGCTCATAAAAGAATTTGTGGAGAACAAATCATAA